One window of Nostoc sp. C052 genomic DNA carries:
- a CDS encoding cysteine desulfurase family protein gives MQIYLDYSATTPTRKEAIAVMQTIFTQQWGNPSSLHEWGQRAAMVVEQARVQVAGLINAVTPESIVFTSGGTEADNLAIMGVARLYAVPQHLIISSVEHSAISETARFLETWGWEVTRLSVDMKGRVNPLDLKAALRHNTVLVSIIYGQSEVGTVQPIAELGKIVRSHGALFHTDAVQAAGRLPIDVQQLPVDLLSLSSHKIYGPQGAGALYVRPGVELMPLIAGGGQEMGLRSGTQAVPIIAGFGVAAELAAQELAIETPRLIELRDRAFAQLAEIPGLIPTGDSCDRLPHHVSMCLENADGKKLSGKTLVRQLNLAGIGISAGAACHSGKLSPSPILLAMGYSEKAALGGIRITLGRDTTEADIDWTVLVLKQVLQRLTPDLSLVKR, from the coding sequence ATGCAAATTTATTTAGATTACAGCGCCACTACACCCACTCGAAAAGAAGCGATCGCAGTTATGCAAACAATCTTCACTCAACAGTGGGGCAATCCCTCCAGCTTACATGAGTGGGGACAACGGGCAGCAATGGTTGTAGAACAAGCCAGAGTCCAAGTTGCTGGTTTAATTAACGCTGTTACCCCTGAATCCATCGTTTTTACCTCTGGTGGTACTGAGGCAGATAATTTAGCAATTATGGGTGTGGCTCGGTTGTATGCTGTTCCTCAACATCTAATTATCTCCAGCGTTGAGCATTCCGCAATTTCTGAAACAGCACGATTTTTAGAAACGTGGGGTTGGGAAGTTACACGCCTGTCTGTAGATATGAAAGGTAGAGTTAATCCCTTAGATTTAAAGGCGGCGTTGCGACATAACACAGTTTTAGTTTCTATAATTTACGGTCAAAGTGAAGTTGGGACTGTCCAACCGATCGCAGAACTGGGTAAGATTGTGCGATCGCACGGTGCTTTATTCCATACAGATGCAGTGCAAGCTGCGGGACGTTTACCCATAGATGTGCAACAACTGCCTGTAGATTTACTTAGCCTTTCTAGTCATAAAATATATGGCCCCCAAGGTGCAGGGGCGCTGTATGTGCGCCCTGGTGTGGAGTTAATGCCTTTAATAGCTGGTGGTGGACAAGAAATGGGACTGCGTTCTGGTACGCAAGCAGTACCGATAATTGCCGGATTTGGTGTCGCAGCAGAATTAGCAGCGCAAGAACTAGCTATAGAAACACCACGTTTAATTGAGTTACGCGATCGCGCCTTTGCCCAATTAGCTGAGATTCCTGGTTTAATTCCTACAGGGGATAGCTGCGATCGTTTACCTCACCATGTCAGTATGTGCCTAGAAAACGCTGATGGCAAAAAACTCAGCGGTAAAACCTTGGTACGACAGCTAAACCTTGCTGGCATTGGTATCAGTGCTGGTGCTGCTTGTCACAGTGGTAAACTTAGCCCCAGCCCGATATTGTTAGCAATGGGCTATTCAGAAAAAGCGGCTTTGGGTGGAATTCGTATCACATTGGGGCGTGATACTACTGAAGCTGATATAGATTGGACAGTGCTGGTATTGAAGCAAGTTTTGCAAAGGCTAACACCAGATTTATCTTTAGTTAAGCGTTAA
- a CDS encoding antitoxin has protein sequence MNTVKLTTDGIHQMVILPEDFQLAGTEVYIKKIGNAIILIAKENPWESIIDSLDNFSDDFMNSRDQPVIDTRESF, from the coding sequence ATGAATACTGTCAAACTGACTACTGATGGTATTCATCAAATGGTTATTTTACCCGAAGACTTTCAACTTGCTGGGACTGAAGTTTACATCAAAAAAATTGGTAACGCCATTATCCTGATTGCCAAAGAAAACCCTTGGGAATCCATCATTGATAGTCTAGACAATTTCTCCGATGACTTCATGAATTCTAGAGATCAGCCAGTTATTGACACTAGAGAAAGTTTTTAA
- a CDS encoding CVNH domain-containing protein, translating into MLKIFVTFLCAIFLSFNLAISNAWATGQFSQTCKDISVNGSTLTATCEQADGYNLSTTSIDLNPYIANLDGTLDWDGDKFALTCDNIGLAGASRLRAECERADGETLLGTYIDLNEHIANINGTLKFE; encoded by the coding sequence ATGCTGAAAATTTTTGTAACTTTTTTGTGTGCTATTTTTCTGAGTTTTAATTTAGCTATCAGTAACGCTTGGGCAACTGGTCAATTTTCTCAAACTTGTAAAGATATTAGTGTTAATGGCTCAACCCTAACCGCTACTTGCGAACAAGCCGATGGATATAATCTTTCTACAACTTCCATCGACTTAAATCCATATATCGCTAATCTTGATGGAACATTAGACTGGGATGGAGATAAATTTGCTCTGACCTGCGACAATATTGGTTTAGCTGGTGCTAGCAGACTCCGTGCTGAATGCGAGAGAGCCGATGGAGAGACACTTCTAGGAACATACATTGACCTTAATGAACACATTGCTAATATTAACGGAACTCTCAAGTTTGAATAA
- a CDS encoding NAD(P)H-quinone oxidoreductase subunit 4 has protein sequence MNAIEFPWLTAIILLPLVAALAIPLIPDKEGRTVRWYGLGVAFADFALMIYAFWYKYDFQSSTLQLVENYPWIPQLGLHWAVGVDGLSMPLLLLTGLINTLAIFAAWKVTTKPRLFYGLMLAMYSAQLGVFVAQDLLLFFLMWEIELVPVYLLISIWGGQNRRYAATKFILYTAAASIFILIAGFAMAFSGDTVTFDMATLGMKEYPKTLELLVYAGFLIAFGVKLPIFPLHTWLPDAHGEASAPGSMILAGVLLKMGGYALIRFNVEMLPNAHVTFAPVLAILGVVNIVYGACCAFAQTNLKRRLAYSSIAHMGFVLIGIASYTELGISGAVLQMVSHGLIAASLFFLSGVTYDRTHTLMMDKMGGMAKVMPKTFALFTIGSMASLALPGMSGFVGELMVFLGIATSDVYSSSFKIVVVLLSAVGVILTPIYLLSMLRQVFYGEQNEELHLDAVISDVKPREIFITACLLLPIIGIGFYPKLATQTYDVKAVELATHARQVLPVVAHQQPSSLYSRIFSAPTLANSQVETSINISE, from the coding sequence ATGAATGCTATTGAATTTCCCTGGCTAACAGCCATAATCCTCTTACCCTTGGTGGCAGCCTTAGCCATCCCCCTAATCCCAGACAAAGAAGGTAGAACTGTGCGGTGGTATGGCTTGGGAGTTGCTTTTGCCGACTTTGCACTGATGATTTATGCTTTTTGGTATAAGTACGACTTTCAGAGTTCAACACTGCAACTTGTAGAAAACTATCCCTGGATACCGCAGTTAGGTTTGCATTGGGCTGTGGGGGTTGATGGTTTATCGATGCCCTTGCTACTTCTGACAGGCTTAATAAATACCCTCGCAATCTTCGCGGCTTGGAAAGTTACCACCAAGCCGCGATTATTTTATGGTTTGATGTTAGCGATGTACAGCGCCCAGCTTGGCGTATTTGTCGCCCAAGATTTGCTGTTGTTTTTCCTAATGTGGGAAATCGAGTTAGTGCCGGTTTACCTGCTGATTTCCATTTGGGGAGGACAAAACCGCCGTTATGCCGCTACCAAATTCATCCTTTACACTGCCGCCGCATCAATATTTATCTTGATTGCTGGTTTCGCAATGGCATTCTCTGGAGATACCGTCACATTCGATATGGCAACTCTGGGAATGAAGGAATATCCCAAAACCTTGGAATTATTAGTTTATGCCGGTTTCTTGATTGCCTTCGGCGTAAAATTACCAATTTTCCCTTTACACACTTGGCTACCTGATGCCCACGGTGAAGCATCAGCACCCGGTTCAATGATTTTGGCTGGTGTGTTGTTAAAAATGGGTGGTTATGCCCTCATCCGCTTCAATGTGGAAATGTTGCCCAATGCCCATGTGACTTTTGCGCCAGTGTTAGCAATTTTGGGTGTAGTGAACATTGTCTACGGTGCTTGCTGTGCCTTTGCCCAAACCAATCTCAAACGCCGCTTGGCTTACTCTTCAATAGCCCACATGGGGTTTGTGCTGATTGGCATTGCCTCCTACACAGAGTTAGGTATTAGCGGTGCAGTGCTACAGATGGTTTCTCACGGCTTGATTGCTGCTAGCTTATTCTTCCTCTCTGGCGTGACTTACGATCGCACTCACACCTTGATGATGGATAAAATGGGCGGTATGGCCAAGGTAATGCCCAAAACCTTTGCTTTGTTTACCATTGGTTCAATGGCTTCTCTTGCCTTACCTGGAATGAGTGGTTTTGTGGGCGAGTTGATGGTATTTCTCGGTATCGCCACCAGTGATGTTTACAGTTCCAGCTTCAAAATTGTAGTTGTACTGCTGTCAGCCGTTGGCGTAATTTTGACACCAATTTATTTACTGTCGATGCTGCGTCAAGTGTTCTACGGTGAGCAAAATGAAGAGTTGCACTTGGATGCTGTAATATCTGATGTCAAACCCCGCGAAATATTTATTACCGCTTGTTTGTTGCTACCAATTATCGGAATTGGTTTCTATCCCAAATTAGCAACGCAGACTTATGATGTAAAGGCAGTAGAATTAGCTACCCATGCTCGTCAAGTTCTACCAGTAGTTGCTCATCAACAACCATCAAGTCTGTACTCGCGGATTTTCTCTGCACCAACATTGGCTAATTCTCAAGTTGAAACTTCAATTAATATTTCTGAGTAA
- the thrB gene encoding homoserine kinase: protein MSVVSSITVTVPATTANLGPGFDCIGVALKLYNQFKFTRLEEGGLTIHVTGTEAERVQTDENNLLYQAFVKFYQHIEQTPPTVKIEIKLGVPLARGLGSSATAIVAGLVAANQLEGTPISQSQVMELAIAMEGHPDNVVPALLGGCRLAATSGTAWEICDVPWHKDVVAVVAIPDFELSTSEARGVLPTEVSRADAIFNTAHLGLLLRGLETGNGQWLKTALQDRLHQPYRKALIPGYDALNIAAVSAGAYGMVISGAGPTLLALADKLHSEAVEAAMLAAWQEEGITAEVRSLSLDTQGAKIF, encoded by the coding sequence ATGTCTGTTGTTTCTAGTATCACTGTTACTGTTCCCGCCACAACTGCTAATTTGGGGCCTGGTTTTGATTGCATCGGTGTAGCTTTAAAGCTATACAACCAATTCAAGTTCACTCGTTTAGAAGAGGGTGGGCTAACTATTCATGTTACTGGTACGGAAGCTGAACGAGTCCAAACTGATGAAAATAATCTCCTCTACCAAGCATTTGTCAAGTTCTATCAACATATAGAGCAAACACCGCCCACTGTAAAAATAGAGATTAAGTTAGGTGTTCCGTTAGCAAGGGGTTTGGGTAGTTCAGCCACAGCAATTGTTGCTGGGTTGGTTGCTGCTAATCAACTTGAGGGTACACCGATCAGTCAGTCACAGGTAATGGAATTAGCGATCGCAATGGAAGGACATCCTGATAATGTAGTTCCAGCTTTGTTGGGAGGATGTCGTCTCGCTGCTACCAGTGGCACAGCTTGGGAAATTTGTGATGTTCCCTGGCATAAAGATGTTGTCGCAGTTGTGGCTATTCCTGATTTTGAACTTTCCACTTCCGAGGCGCGGGGTGTTCTCCCAACAGAAGTAAGTCGTGCTGATGCGATTTTCAATACGGCACATTTGGGATTATTGTTGCGCGGTCTGGAAACTGGTAACGGACAATGGTTAAAGACTGCTCTACAAGATAGATTGCATCAACCATATCGTAAAGCTTTGATTCCTGGTTATGATGCTCTCAACATTGCAGCTGTTAGCGCTGGTGCTTATGGTATGGTGATTAGTGGTGCGGGGCCAACACTGTTAGCTTTGGCAGATAAGTTACACTCAGAGGCAGTGGAGGCGGCGATGTTAGCTGCTTGGCAAGAAGAAGGAATTACAGCCGAGGTGCGATCGCTTTCTCTTGATACCCAAGGCGCAAAAATCTTTTAA